From Dendropsophus ebraccatus isolate aDenEbr1 chromosome 2, aDenEbr1.pat, whole genome shotgun sequence, a single genomic window includes:
- the REG4 gene encoding regenerating islet-derived protein 4 isoform X1 has protein sequence MRGIHHYTQHARQNIMVATWCAIILLVGSLAVTQVAEGSKARSSCPNGWFYYKANCYGYFRYPLSWSEAEFDCQAYGHGAHLASIMDSAEANIVSSHISAYQKTQPVWIGLHDPEQNRRWKWNDGSMYNYRAWLPNQPDNSNGQEYCGELSCKEKFLTWNDANCNQAKPYVCKYKP, from the exons atgagggggattcaccactacacccagcatgctagacaga ATATCATGGTCGCCACCTGGTGCGCTATCATTCTTCTCGTGGGCTCTTTGGCGGTCACACAGGTTGCTGAAG GTAGCAAGGCCCGCTCCAGCTGCCCCAATGGCTGGTTCTACTACAAGGCAAACTGCTATGGCTACTTTCGTTATCCATTGAGCTGGTCTGAAGCAGAG TTTGACTGCCAAGCATACGGCCACGGAGCTCATTTAGCCTCCATCATGGATTCTGCAGAAGCGAATATTGTTTCCTCCCATATTTCTGCCTATCAGAAGACCCAGCCGGTATGGATAGGACTTCACGATCCTGAGCAG AATCGCCGCTGGAAGTGGAATGATGGGTCCATGTATAATTATCGCGCCTGGCTCCCCAACCAACCTGATAACAGTAACGGACAAGAATACTGTGGAGAGCTCTCATGCAAAGAAA AGTTTCTAACCTGGAATGATGCCAACTGTAATCAGGCGAAACCTTACGTGTGTAAATACAAGCCTTAG
- the REG4 gene encoding regenerating islet-derived protein 4 isoform X2 — translation MVATWCAIILLVGSLAVTQVAEGSKARSSCPNGWFYYKANCYGYFRYPLSWSEAEFDCQAYGHGAHLASIMDSAEANIVSSHISAYQKTQPVWIGLHDPEQNRRWKWNDGSMYNYRAWLPNQPDNSNGQEYCGELSCKEKFLTWNDANCNQAKPYVCKYKP, via the exons ATGGTCGCCACCTGGTGCGCTATCATTCTTCTCGTGGGCTCTTTGGCGGTCACACAGGTTGCTGAAG GTAGCAAGGCCCGCTCCAGCTGCCCCAATGGCTGGTTCTACTACAAGGCAAACTGCTATGGCTACTTTCGTTATCCATTGAGCTGGTCTGAAGCAGAG TTTGACTGCCAAGCATACGGCCACGGAGCTCATTTAGCCTCCATCATGGATTCTGCAGAAGCGAATATTGTTTCCTCCCATATTTCTGCCTATCAGAAGACCCAGCCGGTATGGATAGGACTTCACGATCCTGAGCAG AATCGCCGCTGGAAGTGGAATGATGGGTCCATGTATAATTATCGCGCCTGGCTCCCCAACCAACCTGATAACAGTAACGGACAAGAATACTGTGGAGAGCTCTCATGCAAAGAAA AGTTTCTAACCTGGAATGATGCCAACTGTAATCAGGCGAAACCTTACGTGTGTAAATACAAGCCTTAG
- the LOC138784240 gene encoding uncharacterized protein — translation MFTQHGYTVRRQGTELAIHDPLDRVFTTKHVPEMSVLLLHSLYFIWMLAYFGSTACPRVSPPPSTACPRVSPPPSTACPRVSPPPSTACPRVSLPPSTACPRVSPPPSTACPRVSPPPSTACPRVSPPPSTACPRVSPPPSTAYPRVSPPPSTACPRVSPPPSTACPRVSLPPSTACPRVSLRPSTACPRVSLRPSTACPRVCPPPSTACPRVSLRPSTACPRVSLPPSTACPRVSPPPSTACPRVSPPPSTACPRVSPPPSTACPRVSPPPSTAYPRVSPPPSTACPRVSPPPSTACPRVSLPPSTACPRVSLRPSTACPRVSLRPSTACPRVCPPPSTACPRVSLRPSTACPRVSLHPSTACPRHRLSSVSPPPSTACPRVSLPPSTACPRVSLRPSTACPRVSPPPSTACPRVSLRPSTACPRVSLPPSTACPRVSPPPSTACPRVSPPPSTACPRVSLRPSTACPRVSPPPSTACPRVSLRPSTACPRVSPPPSTACPRVSPPPSTACPRVSLRPSTSCPRVSPPPSTACPRVSPPPSTACPRVSLRPSTSCPRVSPPPSTACPRVSLRPSTSCPRVSPPPSTACPRVSLRPSTACPRVSLRPSTSCPRVSLRPSTACPRVSPPPSTACPRVSPPPSTACPRVSPPPSTACPRVSLRPSTACPRVSLRPSTACPRVSPPPSTACPRVSPPPSTACPRVSPPPSTACPRVSPPPSTACPRVSPPPSTACPRVSPPPSTACPLVSLPPSTACICQVSHSVLQAAFCHFTTWCLTSPIFCTTEGSQEG, via the exons CACCGCCTGTCCTCGGGTATCTCCGCCTCCTAGCACCGCCTGTCCTCGGGTATCTCCGCCTCCTAGCACCGCCTGTCCTCGGGTATCTCCGCCTCCTAGCACCGCCTGTCCTCGGGTATCTCTGCCTCCTAGCACCGCCTGTCCTCGGGTATCTCCGCCTCCTAGCACCGCCTGTCCTCGGGTATCTCCGCCTCCTAGCACCGCCTGTCCTCGAGTATCTCCGCCTCCTAGCACCGCCTGTCCTCGGGTATCTCCGCCTCCTAGCACCGCCTATCCTCGGGTATCTCCGCCTCCTAGCACCGCCTGTCCTCGGGTATCTCCGCCTCCTAGCACCGCCTGTCCTCGGGTATCTCTGCCTCCTAGCACCGCCTGTCCTCGGGTATCTCTGCGTCCTAGCACCGCCTGTCCTCGGGTATCTCTGCGTCCTAGCACCGCCTGTCCTCGGGTATGTCCGCCTCCTAGCACTGCCTGTCCTCGGGTATCTCTGCGTCCTAGCACCGCCTGTCCTCGGGTATCTCTGCCTCCTAGCACCGCCTGTCCTCGGGTATCTCCGCCTCCTAGCACCGCCTGTCCTCGGGTATCTCCGCCTCCTAGCACCGCCTGTCCTCGAGTATCTCCGCCTCCTAGCACCGCCTGTCCTCGGGTATCTCCGCCTCCTAGCACCGCCTATCCTCGGGTATCTCCGCCTCCTAGCACCGCCTGTCCTCGGGTATCTCCGCCTCCTAGCACCGCCTGTCCTCGGGTATCTCTGCCTCCTAGCACCGCCTGTCCTCGGGTATCTCTGCGTCCTAGCACCGCCTGTCCTCGGGTATCTCTGCGTCCTAGCACCGCCTGTCCTCGGGTATGTCCGCCTCCTAGCACTGCCTGTCCTCGGGTATCTCTGCGTCCTAGCACCGCCTGTCCTCGGGTATCTCTGCATCCTAGCACCGCCTGTCCTCGG CACCGCCTGTCCTCGGTATCTCCGCCTCCTAGCACCGCCTGTCCTCGGGTATCTCTGCCTCCTAGCACCGCCTGTCCTCGGGTATCTCTGCGTCCTAGCACCGCCTGTCCTCGGGTATCTCCGCCTCCTAGCACTGCCTGTCCTCGGGTATCTCTGCGTCCTAGCACCGCCTGTCCTCGGGTATCTCTGCCTCCTAGCACCGCCTGTCCTCGGGTATCTCCGCCTCCTAGCACCGCCTGTCCTCGGGTATCTCCGCCTCCTAGCACCGCCTGTCCTCGGGTATCTCTGCGTCCTAGCACCGCCTGTCCTCGGGTATCTCCGCCTCCTAGCACCGCCTGTCCTCGGGTATCTCTGCGTCCTAGCACCGCCTGTCCTCGGGTATCTCCGCCTCCTAGCACCGCCTGTCCTCGGGTATCTCCGCCTCCTAGCACCGCCTGTCCTCGGGTATCTCTGCGTCCTAGCACCTCCTGTCCTCGGGTATCTCCGCCTCCTAGCACCGCCTGTCCTCGGGTATCTCCGCCTCCTAGCACCGCCTGTCCTCGGGTATCTCTGCGTCCTAGCACCTCCTGTCCTCGGGTATCTCCGCCTCCTAGCACCGCCTGTCCTCGGGTATCTCTGCGTCCTAGCACCTCCTGTCCTCGGGTATCTCCGCCTCCTAGCACCGCCTGTCCTCGGGTATCTCTGCGTCCTAGCACCGCCTGTCCTCGGGTATCTCTGCGTCCTAGCACCTCCTGTCCTCGGGTATCTCTGCGTCCTAGCACCGCCTGTCCTCGGGTATCTCCGCCTCCTAGCACCGCCTGTCCTCGGGTATCTCCGCCTCCTAGCACCGCCTGTCCTCGGGTATCTCCGCCTCCTAGCACCGCCTGTCCTCGGGTATCTCTGCGTCCTAGCACCGCCTGTCCTCGGGTATCTCTGCGTCCTAGCACCGCCTGTCCTCGGGTATCTCCGCCTCCTAGCACCGCCTGTCCTCGGGTATCTCCGCCTCCTAGCACCGCCTGTCCTCGGGTATCTCCGCCTCCTAGCACCGCCTGTCCTCGGGTATCTCCGCCTCCTAGCACCGCCTGTCCTCGGGTATCTCCGCCTCCTAGCACCGCCTGTCCTCGGGTATCTCCGCCTCCTAGCACCGCCTGTCCTCTGGTATCTCTGCCTCCTAGCACCGCCTgtatctgtcaggtgtcacactctgtgCTGCAGGCTGCCTTTTGCCACtttaccacttggtgtctcacttctccTATTTTTTGCACAACTGAAGGTTCACAAGAGGGCTAA